A region from the Corynebacterium halotolerans YIM 70093 = DSM 44683 genome encodes:
- a CDS encoding DUF1707 SHOCT-like domain-containing protein, with protein MDDHLRLSDSDRIHALQALSTHYTDGRLDDGEFDERTRAATTARTVGELRPLFSDLPGGLPFRADPEGFQALLPVTPQEPGRAVSAHDAELREMQQIRNRGRKVENMDGAIFGVTLLVFLILQFAVGVNWAWMVWPSLVVTMSLPRLIYRFSDSDQKTYAELKEIEEKNRKARVEHAAKRMRELEDGS; from the coding sequence ATGGATGATCACCTGCGCCTGAGCGACTCCGACCGCATCCATGCCCTGCAGGCGCTGTCCACCCACTACACGGACGGGCGCCTCGACGACGGCGAGTTCGACGAGCGCACCCGGGCCGCCACGACGGCCCGCACGGTCGGGGAGCTGCGGCCGCTCTTCTCCGACCTGCCCGGGGGCCTGCCCTTCCGGGCGGACCCGGAGGGCTTCCAGGCGCTGCTCCCCGTCACCCCGCAGGAGCCGGGCCGCGCCGTGTCCGCGCACGACGCCGAGCTGCGGGAGATGCAGCAGATCAGGAACCGGGGCAGGAAAGTCGAGAACATGGACGGGGCGATCTTCGGCGTCACCCTGCTGGTGTTCCTCATCCTCCAGTTCGCCGTCGGCGTGAACTGGGCGTGGATGGTGTGGCCGTCGCTGGTGGTCACCATGTCGCTGCCCCGCCTGATCTACCGGTTCTCCGATTCCGACCAGAAGACCTACGCCGAGCTCAAGGAGATCGAGGAGAAGAACCGCAAGGCCCGCGTCGAGCACGCCGCAAAGCGCATGCGCGAGCTCGAGGACGGAAGCTGA
- a CDS encoding HNH endonuclease signature motif containing protein, producing the protein MPTDFHADERDWTTVAAGLARSIGSSPRFIASNLEALDTLDKLPALRELVEELHHLDMFHLRKIDEALIGLSTDLYDDPFFWETLDDILTEHLSPTRPNPLLPTPASITRKIRGVIRMLEKIEETEDTAGMEDAENPDEPEGVDDAEESRASNSYRSHTDADGSVTTEFRLDALTYASVEKAVRTYATEHGCSFARALTALLLEKIQVQVVLDVYLAHDVDDAPGFLQPVGWLDRECTERAVEMAAKVRDMAEAAEAEVAGYRPNPAIRAYLEGRDGTCRWPGCNRPAVYSQKDHRINHRDGGPTAAANMVCLCQHHHNRKSDGQVHYALDAHTGDVIWLFADGRWVVDEAEGPLAPKQRRWVQTLSQRRARRHERARAKAEARRREQSRKGPRPGPAGQHPPRMIREEQDDAPPF; encoded by the coding sequence ATGCCCACGGATTTTCACGCCGACGAACGCGACTGGACCACAGTCGCCGCCGGCCTGGCCCGTTCGATCGGCAGCTCCCCGCGCTTCATCGCCTCGAATCTGGAGGCCCTGGACACCCTCGACAAACTGCCCGCCCTGCGGGAGCTGGTCGAGGAGCTGCACCACCTGGACATGTTCCACCTGAGAAAGATCGACGAGGCGCTGATCGGACTGTCGACCGACCTCTACGACGACCCCTTCTTCTGGGAAACCCTCGACGACATCCTCACCGAGCACCTCTCCCCCACCCGTCCCAACCCGCTGCTGCCCACCCCGGCGTCGATCACCCGCAAGATCCGGGGAGTGATCCGGATGCTGGAGAAGATCGAGGAAACGGAGGACACTGCGGGCATGGAGGACGCAGAGAACCCGGATGAGCCTGAAGGCGTCGACGACGCCGAGGAATCCCGGGCGTCGAACTCCTACCGCTCCCACACCGACGCCGACGGTTCGGTGACCACTGAGTTCCGCCTGGATGCGCTGACCTACGCGAGCGTCGAGAAGGCCGTGCGCACCTACGCCACCGAGCACGGCTGCAGCTTCGCCCGGGCCCTCACGGCTCTCCTGCTGGAGAAGATCCAGGTCCAGGTGGTCCTCGACGTCTACCTCGCCCACGACGTCGACGACGCCCCCGGTTTCCTCCAGCCCGTCGGTTGGCTGGACCGGGAATGCACCGAACGCGCGGTGGAGATGGCCGCCAAGGTCCGGGACATGGCCGAGGCGGCCGAGGCGGAGGTGGCGGGCTACCGGCCCAACCCGGCCATCCGGGCCTACCTGGAGGGCCGCGACGGCACCTGCCGCTGGCCCGGCTGCAACCGGCCGGCGGTCTACTCTCAGAAAGACCACCGGATCAACCACCGCGACGGCGGCCCCACGGCGGCCGCCAACATGGTGTGCCTGTGCCAGCACCACCACAACCGGAAGTCGGACGGCCAGGTCCACTACGCGCTCGACGCCCACACCGGCGACGTGATCTGGCTCTTCGCCGACGGTCGGTGGGTGGTCGACGAGGCGGAGGGGCCGCTGGCACCGAAGCAGCGTCGCTGGGTGCAGACGTTGAGCCAGCGCCGCGCCCGCCGCCACGAACGCGCCCGCGCGAAGGCCGAGGCCCGGCGTCGGGAGCAGAGCCGGAAGGGGCCCCGCCCCGGACCGGCCGGACAGCACCCGCCCCGGATGATCAGGGAGGAGCAGGATGACGCGCCACCCTTCTGA
- a CDS encoding ATP-dependent helicase, whose protein sequence is MAKNILERFRPQVATWFEEVFAAPTAVQDRAWQAISGGGNALVVAPTGSGKTLAAFLWALNSLVEREGQTALPVGGDTGAGGHGGVKVLYISPLKALGVDVENNLRAPLTGIARVADRLGLDQPDVSVAVRSGDTPQAERNRQVRRPPDILITTPESAYLMLTSKAGAILKGVDTVIIDEIHALAGTKRGVHLALTLERLERLANRQVQRIGLSATVRPLDTVANFLGGDRPVEIIAPASEKKWELNVHVPVEDMSDLPVPEEGSTIGEAVIDDPLGLTTPLDDAPPQESALPAQKSIWPFIESEVYAEVMGARSTLVFVNSRRTAERLTSRLNELYALEHDPDSLSPTLRRDPAQLMKQVDVAGKAPAVIARAHHGSVSRDERAMTEQLLKEGALKAVVATSSLELGIDMGAVDLVIQVESPPSVASGLQRVGRAGHSVGAVSAGSMYPKHRTDLVQSAVTVERMRAGLIEELKVPSNPLDVLVQQTIAAVAVEDLDVDEWYAAVRRAWPYRDLARDVYDSVIDLASGVYPSTDFAELRPRVVFDRVTGVMSARPGAQRVAVTSGGTIPDRGMFGVFLLGGEGTPRRVGELDEEMVYESRVGDVFTLGATSWRIEDITRDQVLVTPAPGHTGRLPFWTGDQAGRPFELGQALGAFRREVHGDPDRAGGLGLDGNARHNLVAYLAEQAEATGIVPDERTLVLERFRDELGDWRVVLHTPFGRGVNAAWALAVGARVAETTGMDAQAVAGDDGIVLRLPEGEQEPDASLFLFDADDIADLVTEQVGNSALFASRFRECAARALLLPRRNPGKRAPLWQQRQRAAQLLDVARRYPSFPIILETVRECLQDVYDLPALTGVCRDLGHRRIRIAEVTTEQPSPFASTLLFNYTGAFMYEGDSPLAEKRAAALALDPSLLAKLLGTVELRELLDPEIIAEVHTQLQRTAEGRRARTSEELADVLRILGPVPVEELPLHCEFDDPRAVARANLAGRVMEVRIGGREHLAQVSDAPLLRDGLGVPVPPGVPAQVDTVVDALDQLTGRWTRTRGPFTVRELAHAFGLGVGAAHTALRSLLDAGQVVEGRYRQGVEEQEYCAAEVLRIIRSRSLAAARAQTRPVTQSAFARFLVDWQQVAPVGQRPVLRGADGVFTVLEQLAGVRLPASAWESLILPARVGDYTPLMLDELTSSGEVLIVGAGTAGTRDPWLMLLPADYAAQLAPPVEPEGMTGVQESVLGILRRGGGFLFSDLLAEVTGEDLGLIDGQVTPEQLREALWGLVEAGLVSPDGFAPVRARLAGGATAHRTKRRPARSRLRMGRTSFAQETRASRGTTPPDMGGRWALSVPAATDATTRSLAHGEAWLDRYGVVTRGSVVAEDVLGGFALAYKVLSGFEESGKAMRGYLVEGLGAAQFSTPAVIDRLRGLNDTPDVQGWPSGAAEPAGHVLAAADPANPYGAALPWPDKGPTRGAGALVVLVDGLLLAHVTRGGRTCTLFLDSLPAGLEAGDGELVGLVVHALSDAVERGLMTPLTVEKLNGAPVFESPLLPLLREAGAGVTPKGVRIGGRTAAPRSPTRGRSVTEAIEDLSFDDPPRDSPPRFAPRRRR, encoded by the coding sequence ATGGCCAAAAACATCCTCGAGCGCTTCCGTCCGCAGGTGGCCACCTGGTTCGAGGAGGTGTTCGCCGCCCCCACCGCCGTGCAGGACCGCGCGTGGCAGGCGATCTCCGGCGGCGGCAACGCTCTCGTCGTCGCGCCCACCGGCTCGGGCAAGACCCTCGCCGCGTTCCTGTGGGCCCTGAACTCCCTGGTGGAACGGGAGGGGCAGACCGCCCTACCGGTGGGCGGGGACACCGGAGCCGGTGGCCACGGCGGGGTGAAGGTGCTCTACATCTCCCCGCTCAAGGCACTCGGCGTCGACGTCGAGAACAACCTGCGCGCCCCGCTGACCGGCATCGCGCGCGTGGCCGACCGGCTGGGACTCGACCAGCCGGACGTCTCCGTGGCGGTGCGCTCCGGTGACACCCCGCAGGCCGAGCGCAACCGGCAGGTCCGCCGGCCCCCGGACATCCTCATCACCACGCCCGAGTCCGCCTACCTCATGCTGACCTCGAAGGCCGGCGCCATCCTGAAGGGCGTCGACACCGTCATCATCGACGAGATCCACGCGCTGGCCGGCACCAAACGCGGCGTGCACCTGGCCCTGACCCTCGAGAGACTGGAGCGCCTGGCGAACCGACAGGTCCAGCGCATCGGCCTGTCCGCGACGGTCCGCCCGCTCGACACCGTGGCCAACTTCCTCGGCGGCGACCGGCCGGTGGAGATCATCGCCCCGGCCTCGGAGAAGAAGTGGGAACTCAACGTCCACGTCCCGGTCGAGGACATGTCGGATCTGCCCGTGCCCGAGGAGGGATCCACCATCGGCGAGGCCGTCATCGACGACCCCCTCGGCCTCACGACCCCGCTCGACGACGCACCCCCGCAGGAGTCGGCTCTGCCGGCGCAGAAGTCCATCTGGCCGTTCATCGAGTCCGAGGTCTACGCCGAGGTGATGGGGGCGCGTTCCACGCTGGTCTTCGTCAACTCCCGCCGCACCGCCGAGCGTCTGACCAGCCGACTCAACGAGCTCTACGCCCTCGAACACGACCCCGACTCACTCTCGCCCACGCTGCGTCGCGACCCCGCACAGCTGATGAAGCAGGTGGATGTCGCCGGCAAGGCGCCCGCGGTCATCGCCCGCGCCCACCACGGCTCGGTGTCCAGGGACGAGCGCGCCATGACCGAGCAGCTGCTCAAGGAGGGCGCGCTCAAGGCCGTGGTGGCCACCTCCTCGCTGGAGCTGGGCATCGACATGGGGGCGGTCGACCTGGTCATCCAGGTCGAGTCGCCGCCCTCGGTGGCCTCCGGCCTGCAGCGGGTGGGTCGCGCCGGGCATTCCGTCGGTGCGGTGTCGGCCGGGTCGATGTACCCGAAGCACCGCACCGACCTCGTCCAGTCCGCCGTCACCGTCGAACGGATGCGGGCGGGACTGATCGAGGAGCTCAAGGTGCCGTCCAATCCACTGGACGTGCTCGTCCAGCAGACCATCGCGGCGGTCGCGGTGGAGGACCTCGACGTCGACGAGTGGTACGCGGCCGTCCGCCGCGCCTGGCCCTACCGAGATCTGGCCCGCGACGTCTACGACTCCGTCATCGACCTGGCCTCCGGGGTCTACCCGTCCACGGATTTCGCCGAGCTGCGTCCCCGGGTGGTCTTCGACCGCGTCACCGGGGTCATGTCCGCCCGGCCCGGCGCGCAGCGCGTGGCGGTCACCTCCGGGGGCACCATCCCGGACCGCGGCATGTTCGGGGTGTTCCTCCTCGGCGGGGAGGGCACCCCGCGCCGGGTGGGCGAGCTGGACGAGGAGATGGTCTACGAGTCCCGCGTGGGCGATGTGTTCACCCTGGGTGCCACGAGCTGGCGGATCGAGGACATCACCCGCGATCAGGTGCTGGTGACGCCGGCGCCGGGGCACACCGGCCGCCTGCCGTTCTGGACCGGCGATCAGGCGGGCCGACCCTTCGAGCTGGGTCAGGCACTGGGGGCCTTCCGCCGGGAGGTCCACGGTGATCCGGACCGTGCCGGAGGGCTGGGTCTGGACGGCAATGCGCGACACAACCTGGTGGCCTATCTTGCCGAGCAGGCGGAGGCGACCGGCATCGTGCCGGACGAGCGGACCCTGGTGCTCGAGCGCTTCCGGGACGAGCTCGGCGACTGGCGCGTGGTGCTGCACACGCCCTTCGGCCGGGGCGTCAACGCGGCCTGGGCGCTGGCCGTCGGCGCGCGGGTGGCGGAAACCACGGGCATGGACGCGCAGGCGGTCGCAGGTGACGACGGCATCGTCCTGCGCCTGCCGGAGGGGGAGCAGGAACCCGACGCCTCCCTGTTCCTCTTCGACGCCGACGACATCGCCGACCTGGTCACCGAGCAGGTGGGCAATTCCGCGCTGTTCGCCTCCCGCTTCCGGGAGTGCGCCGCCCGTGCCCTGCTGCTGCCGCGGCGCAACCCGGGCAAGCGCGCGCCCCTGTGGCAGCAGCGCCAGCGGGCCGCCCAGCTGCTGGACGTGGCGCGCAGGTACCCGAGTTTCCCGATCATCCTGGAGACCGTCCGCGAGTGCCTCCAGGACGTCTACGATCTTCCGGCCCTGACGGGGGTGTGCCGCGATCTGGGGCACCGCCGCATCCGTATCGCGGAGGTCACCACGGAACAGCCCTCCCCGTTCGCCTCGACGCTGTTGTTCAACTACACCGGCGCCTTCATGTACGAGGGTGATTCTCCGCTGGCGGAGAAACGCGCCGCGGCACTGGCCCTGGATCCGTCGCTGCTGGCGAAGCTGCTGGGCACCGTTGAATTGCGCGAGCTGCTGGACCCGGAGATCATCGCGGAGGTCCACACCCAGCTGCAGCGCACCGCCGAGGGCCGCCGGGCCCGGACCTCCGAGGAGCTGGCGGATGTGTTGCGCATCCTCGGCCCGGTGCCCGTCGAGGAGCTTCCCCTGCACTGCGAGTTCGACGATCCGCGGGCCGTCGCGCGCGCGAACCTCGCCGGCCGCGTGATGGAGGTGCGCATCGGCGGGCGGGAGCACCTGGCCCAGGTGTCCGATGCGCCCCTGCTGCGCGACGGCCTCGGCGTGCCGGTCCCGCCCGGCGTGCCCGCCCAGGTGGACACGGTCGTCGACGCCCTCGACCAGCTCACCGGCCGCTGGACGCGCACCCGTGGCCCCTTCACCGTCCGGGAGCTGGCGCACGCCTTCGGGCTCGGGGTCGGTGCCGCGCACACGGCGCTGCGATCGCTTCTCGACGCCGGGCAGGTCGTCGAGGGCCGTTACCGGCAGGGCGTGGAGGAGCAGGAGTACTGCGCCGCCGAGGTGCTCAGGATCATCCGCTCCCGTTCGCTGGCCGCCGCCCGCGCGCAGACCCGGCCGGTCACCCAGTCCGCCTTCGCGCGCTTCCTGGTCGACTGGCAGCAGGTCGCGCCCGTCGGCCAGCGGCCGGTGCTGCGGGGCGCCGACGGCGTGTTCACCGTCCTGGAGCAGCTGGCCGGGGTGCGCCTGCCGGCGAGCGCCTGGGAGTCACTGATTCTGCCCGCCCGGGTCGGCGACTACACCCCACTGATGCTCGATGAGCTGACCTCCTCGGGTGAGGTGCTCATCGTCGGCGCGGGCACGGCCGGGACCCGGGATCCGTGGCTGATGCTGCTGCCGGCCGACTACGCCGCCCAGCTGGCCCCGCCGGTCGAACCGGAAGGGATGACCGGCGTGCAGGAGTCCGTGCTGGGAATTCTGCGCCGCGGGGGTGGTTTCCTCTTCTCCGACCTGCTCGCCGAGGTCACCGGCGAGGACCTCGGGCTGATCGACGGCCAGGTCACGCCTGAGCAGCTGCGCGAGGCGCTGTGGGGGCTGGTGGAGGCCGGGTTGGTCAGCCCCGACGGTTTCGCGCCCGTCCGGGCCCGGCTGGCGGGAGGCGCCACCGCCCACCGCACCAAGCGCCGCCCGGCGCGCTCGCGGCTGCGCATGGGGCGCACGAGCTTCGCGCAGGAGACGCGGGCGTCGAGAGGCACCACCCCGCCCGACATGGGCGGACGCTGGGCGCTGAGCGTCCCGGCGGCCACGGATGCGACGACCCGCTCGCTGGCCCACGGTGAGGCGTGGCTGGACCGCTACGGCGTGGTCACCCGCGGTTCGGTCGTGGCCGAGGACGTACTCGGCGGGTTCGCGCTGGCCTACAAGGTGCTCTCCGGATTCGAGGAGTCCGGCAAGGCGATGCGCGGCTACCTCGTCGAGGGGCTCGGCGCGGCGCAGTTCTCGACGCCCGCGGTCATCGACCGGCTGCGCGGACTCAATGACACCCCGGATGTGCAGGGCTGGCCCTCGGGGGCGGCCGAACCGGCCGGGCACGTGCTCGCCGCCGCGGACCCGGCCAACCCCTACGGCGCGGCGCTGCCGTGGCCGGACAAGGGGCCCACCCGGGGTGCCGGCGCGCTCGTCGTCCTGGTCGACGGCCTGCTGCTCGCGCACGTCACCCGGGGCGGACGCACCTGCACGCTGTTCCTGGACTCCCTGCCCGCCGGACTCGAGGCCGGGGACGGGGAACTGGTGGGGCTGGTCGTCCACGCGCTGTCCGACGCCGTGGAGCGCGGGCTGATGACCCCGCTGACCGTGGAGAAGCTCAACGGTGCGCCCGTCTTCGAGTCCCCGCTGCTGCCGCTGCTGCGGGAGGCCGGGGCCGGTGTCACGCCGAAGGGGGTGCGCATCGGCGGTCGCACGGCCGCCCCACGCTCGCCCACGCGCGGACGCAGCGTGACGGAGGCGATCGAGGACCTGAGTTTCGATGACCCGCCGCGGGACAGCCCGCCGCGGTTCGCCCCGCGCCGCCGCCGGTGA
- the pgi gene encoding glucose-6-phosphate isomerase, protein MADMTSSEEWKYLETHFEQKQTQTLRELFASDPERVEKYTFDAAGLHVDLSKNLIDDETRDALVVLAKKAELGERIEEMFTGERINNTEDRAVLHTALRLPVEEDLSVDGQDVAADVHEVLGRMRDFASALRSGNWLGHTGHTIKKVVNIGIGGSDLGPAMATRALRSYATAGITAEFVSNVDPADLVSVLDELDPGSTLFIVASKTFTTQETLANAHAAKRWLLDAFDGDESAVAKHFVAVSTNAEKVAEFGIDTANMFPFWDWVGGRYSVDSAIGLSLMAVIGPLDFMRFLEGFRAMDEHFRSTQFDQNVPVLMALLGVWYANFHGADTHAVLPYSQDLARFPAYLQQLTMESNGKSVRRDGGAVEYGTGEIYWGEPGTNGQHAFFQLMHQGTRIVPADFIGFARPKEDLPTATGEGSMHDLLMGNFFAQTKVLAFGKTAGEIEAEGVDAALVPHKVMPGNRPSTTILAEELTPAVLGALIALYEHITFVQGVIWDINSFDQWGVELGKQQAKSLAAAVSGEEGPDSGDASTDALISWYRSQR, encoded by the coding sequence ATGGCCGACATGACATCTTCGGAAGAGTGGAAGTATCTCGAGACCCACTTCGAGCAGAAGCAGACCCAGACTCTGCGCGAGCTGTTCGCCTCCGACCCGGAGCGCGTCGAGAAGTACACCTTCGACGCCGCCGGGCTGCATGTGGATCTGTCGAAGAACCTCATCGACGACGAGACCCGTGACGCTCTGGTCGTGCTGGCCAAGAAGGCGGAGCTGGGCGAGCGGATCGAGGAGATGTTCACCGGCGAGCGCATCAACAACACCGAGGACCGTGCGGTGCTGCACACCGCGCTGCGGCTGCCGGTCGAGGAGGATCTGAGCGTCGACGGTCAGGACGTCGCGGCGGACGTCCACGAGGTGCTCGGCCGGATGCGCGACTTCGCCTCCGCGCTGCGTTCGGGCAACTGGCTCGGCCACACCGGCCACACCATCAAGAAGGTGGTCAACATCGGCATCGGCGGCTCGGATCTGGGCCCGGCCATGGCCACCCGGGCACTGCGCTCGTACGCCACCGCCGGTATCACCGCGGAGTTCGTCTCCAACGTCGATCCGGCGGACCTGGTCTCGGTCCTGGATGAGCTCGATCCGGGTTCCACCCTGTTCATCGTGGCCTCCAAGACCTTCACCACCCAGGAGACCCTGGCCAACGCCCACGCCGCGAAGCGTTGGCTGCTCGACGCCTTCGACGGGGACGAGTCGGCCGTCGCCAAGCACTTCGTCGCGGTGAGCACCAACGCGGAGAAGGTCGCCGAGTTCGGCATCGACACCGCCAACATGTTCCCGTTCTGGGACTGGGTGGGCGGGCGCTACTCCGTCGACTCCGCCATCGGCCTGTCGCTCATGGCGGTCATCGGCCCCCTGGACTTCATGCGCTTCCTCGAGGGTTTCCGGGCGATGGACGAGCACTTCCGCTCCACGCAGTTCGACCAGAACGTGCCCGTGCTCATGGCGCTGCTGGGCGTCTGGTACGCCAACTTCCACGGCGCGGACACCCACGCGGTACTCCCCTACTCCCAGGACCTGGCACGTTTCCCCGCCTACCTGCAGCAGCTGACCATGGAGTCCAACGGCAAGTCCGTGCGTCGCGACGGCGGGGCCGTGGAGTACGGCACCGGTGAGATCTACTGGGGCGAGCCGGGCACCAACGGTCAGCACGCCTTCTTCCAGCTCATGCACCAGGGCACCCGCATCGTGCCGGCCGACTTCATCGGCTTCGCCCGTCCGAAGGAGGACCTGCCCACCGCCACCGGTGAGGGTTCCATGCACGACCTGCTCATGGGCAATTTCTTCGCCCAGACCAAGGTACTGGCCTTCGGAAAGACGGCCGGGGAGATCGAGGCGGAGGGGGTCGATGCCGCGCTCGTTCCGCACAAGGTCATGCCCGGTAACCGCCCCTCGACGACCATCCTCGCCGAGGAGCTCACCCCGGCCGTGCTCGGCGCGTTGATCGCGCTCTACGAGCACATCACCTTCGTCCAGGGCGTCATCTGGGACATCAACTCCTTCGACCAGTGGGGCGTGGAGCTGGGCAAGCAACAGGCCAAGTCACTGGCCGCGGCCGTCTCCGGCGAGGAGGGGCCCGACTCCGGCGACGCCTCCACCGACGCGCTGATCAGCTGGTACCGCTCGCAGCGCTAG
- a CDS encoding DNA-formamidopyrimidine glycosylase family protein, translating to MPEGDSVLQLSRRLQFMVGREVVGTSLRVPSVATIDFTGTHVDRIWPYGKHLFMQFGRRVLHTHLKMEGTWSIQLKGDRWRRAGHTARVVLDLEGAPHPRPIEVVGHDLGLVEVFGVDDYHDRVGHLGPDVLGEEWEAGGRAEARRRLLARPSRPVGTALLDQKNLAGVGNEYRAEICFLCGVHPATPVGDVDIDEILDVTRRVMWDNRLAPLRVTTGVRRAGESTYVFGRNHRPCRRCGSLIRQDFLGGVDRGGDPDELERVIWWCPVCQPGA from the coding sequence ATGCCCGAAGGTGATTCCGTCCTCCAACTGTCCCGGCGTCTGCAGTTCATGGTCGGTCGCGAGGTGGTGGGAACCTCCCTGCGCGTGCCGTCCGTGGCCACCATAGACTTCACCGGCACACACGTCGATCGGATCTGGCCCTATGGCAAGCACCTGTTCATGCAGTTCGGCCGCCGCGTCCTCCACACCCACCTGAAGATGGAGGGCACCTGGTCCATCCAGCTCAAGGGCGACCGCTGGCGCAGGGCCGGGCACACCGCGCGGGTGGTGCTCGACCTCGAGGGGGCACCTCACCCGCGCCCCATCGAGGTGGTCGGCCACGACCTCGGCCTGGTGGAGGTCTTCGGCGTCGACGACTACCACGACCGGGTGGGCCATCTCGGCCCCGACGTCCTCGGCGAGGAGTGGGAGGCCGGTGGCCGGGCGGAGGCGCGGCGGCGTCTGCTCGCGCGGCCGTCGCGACCCGTCGGCACCGCGCTGCTCGACCAGAAGAACCTCGCCGGGGTGGGCAACGAGTACCGCGCCGAGATCTGCTTCCTGTGCGGGGTGCATCCGGCGACGCCCGTCGGCGACGTCGACATCGACGAGATCCTCGATGTCACGCGCCGGGTGATGTGGGACAACCGGCTCGCGCCCCTGCGGGTGACCACCGGGGTGCGCCGGGCGGGGGAGAGCACCTACGTCTTCGGCCGCAACCACCGGCCCTGCCGGCGCTGCGGGAGCCTCATCCGGCAGGATTTTCTCGGTGGCGTCGACCGCGGGGGCGACCCGGACGAACTCGAGCGGGTCATCTGGTGGTGCCCGGTGTGCCAACCGGGGGCATGA
- a CDS encoding DedA family protein produces the protein MLNSIVDWIVSLMEVLGGPGVGIAILLENLFPPIPSEVVLPLAGFTVSVGELNVFSAFLWATAGSVIGAFLLYWLGAAIGADRLRRIADRMWLVESEDVDKALHWFDRYGPWSVFFGRLVPGVRSLISIPAGVDRMNPLKFGLLTLAGSGLWNGVLIGLGMWLGESYDVVSGYIDQYSTVVYILLAVALVAVFVFLLVRARRRKQGKQGKQGKQGDEQTRDTDDDRESSDSGSRRHRG, from the coding sequence GTGCTCAACTCCATCGTCGACTGGATTGTCTCACTCATGGAGGTTCTCGGCGGCCCCGGGGTCGGCATCGCCATCCTGCTGGAGAATCTCTTCCCGCCGATCCCCTCCGAGGTGGTCCTGCCGCTGGCGGGCTTCACCGTCTCGGTCGGTGAGCTCAATGTCTTCTCCGCGTTCCTGTGGGCCACGGCCGGCTCCGTGATCGGCGCCTTCCTGCTCTACTGGCTGGGGGCGGCGATCGGTGCCGACCGGCTGCGGCGCATCGCCGACCGGATGTGGCTGGTGGAGTCCGAGGACGTCGACAAGGCCCTGCACTGGTTCGACCGCTACGGACCGTGGTCCGTCTTCTTCGGCCGGCTCGTGCCGGGCGTGCGCTCGCTGATCTCCATCCCCGCGGGCGTCGACCGCATGAACCCGCTCAAGTTCGGACTGCTGACACTGGCCGGCTCGGGGCTGTGGAACGGTGTACTCATCGGCCTGGGCATGTGGCTCGGCGAGAGCTACGACGTCGTGTCCGGGTACATCGACCAGTACTCGACCGTGGTGTACATCCTCCTCGCCGTGGCGCTCGTCGCCGTGTTCGTCTTCCTGCTGGTGCGCGCCCGCCGCCGCAAACAAGGCAAGCAGGGCAAACAGGGCAAACAGGGCGACGAGCAGACCCGGGACACCGACGACGACCGCGAATCCTCCGACAGCGGTTCCCGTCGTCACCGCGGCTGA
- a CDS encoding YccF domain-containing protein, whose translation MKLILNLIWFVFGGFFLALGYFLFGIIACILIITIPAGVASFRMASFAIWPFGRSVIQPVEGAGGLSTVTNAIWFVIAGLWLAIGHITTAAAQAITIIGIPLAIANIKMIPVTCFPFGKQIVPSDQIPYGYEPMVKL comes from the coding sequence ATGAAGCTCATCCTCAACCTCATCTGGTTCGTCTTCGGTGGTTTCTTCCTCGCTCTCGGCTACTTCCTCTTCGGCATCATCGCCTGCATCCTGATCATCACCATCCCCGCCGGCGTGGCCTCCTTCCGCATGGCCTCCTTCGCCATCTGGCCCTTCGGCCGCTCCGTCATCCAACCGGTGGAGGGGGCAGGGGGACTGTCCACCGTCACGAACGCCATCTGGTTCGTGATCGCCGGGCTGTGGCTGGCCATCGGCCACATCACCACGGCGGCGGCGCAGGCCATCACCATCATCGGCATCCCGCTGGCGATCGCGAACATCAAGATGATCCCCGTGACCTGCTTCCCCTTCGGCAAACAGATCGTGCCCTCCGACCAGATCCCGTACGGCTATGAACCGATGGTCAAGCTGTAG
- a CDS encoding class I SAM-dependent methyltransferase, whose product MRGAALDVGYGEGRLVRRLAPHVGQVTGIDTDPAIIDAARARGVPANAAFRVGGLAEVRGRFDVVTMVAVLHHLRAREALEQVVGLLNPGGRFLCVGLARVDGAVDLAWDVLNAATNPVIGVLKHPRVNRGAIAEPAFRTVEPTLALDELRTVGAEVMPGLRVRRRQGFRHTLKWTRPG is encoded by the coding sequence GTGCGGGGAGCCGCGCTCGACGTCGGTTACGGGGAAGGCCGGCTGGTGCGCCGGCTGGCCCCGCACGTCGGGCAGGTCACGGGCATCGACACCGACCCGGCGATCATCGATGCCGCGCGGGCCCGGGGTGTGCCCGCCAACGCCGCCTTCCGGGTCGGCGGGTTGGCGGAGGTGCGCGGCCGCTTCGACGTCGTCACCATGGTCGCGGTGCTCCACCACCTGCGGGCCCGCGAGGCCCTGGAGCAGGTCGTCGGGTTGCTCAACCCCGGAGGGCGCTTCCTCTGCGTCGGGCTGGCGCGTGTCGACGGCGCGGTCGACCTCGCCTGGGACGTGCTCAACGCCGCGACGAATCCGGTGATCGGCGTCCTCAAACACCCGCGGGTCAACCGCGGGGCGATCGCCGAACCCGCCTTCCGGACCGTTGAACCCACGCTCGCGCTGGATGAACTGCGGACCGTGGGCGCCGAGGTGATGCCCGGGCTGCGGGTGCGCCGCCGGCAGGGCTTCCGCCACACCCTCAAGTGGACCCGGCCGGGGTGA